ccagtttcaactgacctgagccctaggaccatgccccaggactacctgacatgatgactccttgctgtccccagtccacctaaccgtgctgctgctccagtttcaactgttctgccttattattattcgaccatgctggtcatttatgaacatttgaacatcttggccatgttctgttataatctccacccggcacagccagaagaggactggccaccccacatagcctggttcctctctaggtttcttcctaggttttggcctttctagggagtttttcctagccaccgtgcttctacacctgcactgcttgctgtttggggttttaggctgggtttctgtacagcactttgagatatcagctgatgtacgaagggctatataaataaaattaaaaaataaaaaatatttttttatttttattttatttgatttgtgtgtggctgctcgaccatggaaacccatttcatgaagctgacGTTGCTTcgagaagcagtttggaactcggtagtgaatgttacaaccaaggacagacgattgctacacgcttcagcactcggcggtcccattctgtgagcgtgtgtggcctaccacttcgcggctgaaccgttgttgcGCCTAGATGTTtacacttcacagtaacagcacttacagtggacccggggcagctctagcagggcagaaatttgactaacttacttgttggaaaggtggcatcctatgacagtgccacattgaaaggcactgagctcttcagtacggtccattctactgccaatgtttgtctatggagattgcatggctatgtgctcgattTTGAACACtagtcagcaacgggtgtggttgaaatagcctaatccacaAATTTTAAGGTTtttttttcaataaatttgccaaCATTTTTAATAACGGtcattttcactgtcattattgggtattgtgtgtagatggttgagaaaaatatatattttatccaTCTTGAAAATAGgctgtaataaaatgtggaataagtcaaggggtgtgaatactttctgaaggcactgtatattattttatactaatacaattagtAGAAAAATATTTTGTTGAAACAAGTAATAGTTTTTTCTCgcaaaaaggtaggggtcaaaattattaacacccctaaagattcttataaaTAAAGTAGTCCAAATGTAggatttggtcccatattcctagcacgcaatgactacatcaagcgtgtgactctacaaacttgttggatgtatTTGCATTTAGTTTTGGTTgggtttcagattattttgtgcccaattataaattaatggtaaatgtattgtgtcattttggagtaacttttattgtaaataagaacagaatatatttctaaacacttctacattatcCTAATATGGATGAttccatgattacggatagtcctgaaatGAATAgttaataatgatgagtgagaaaggaagttacagagggtcaaatatcataaccccaagacatgctaacctcccctgttattggtaatggtgagaggttagcgtgtcttgggggtatgatcttcgaccctctctctaactttctcactctcATTATTGTTTCAGGTCAGGATTATTAAATGAAGAATAGTACTGCAGAAGTGAAagtctttttttttctcatttcaaTCTTGTGTCAATATATTCAATGTATCAATATGAgcatatttttttaattagaaaAATCTGAGTTTGGTGTGTACTGTATAGCCAAAATCAAGTACAGTGATGCGTGCTACAGCTACACAGAAGGGTGCAATTCGGGACATTCCTGCATCTGCATTACCCTCTTTCTATTGCTAAATTATTAAACTCGGACAGGTGGGAgcgctccagtacagtaggtggtatTAATGCACAATGTTGGATGCCAGCCGCCAATACACCCCACAGAAGAAGGGGCAGGGGCGACAACGGTAGTTAGCTAGCCGTACACCGGTAGACAGTGTCTTTCGTCCCCACCTGTCATGCACTGTTATCCTGCAGTTCTGTTAACTACGATGAGGGCAGGCGTTCGGCGGGCGGGAGCGAAGGACACAGCAGGCAGGAGCGACACAGTGTGCTAGCTAGCGCACGGTGTCTCTAACTATCAAGTTAACTAACACACGGTGTCGCCCCAGCCTCCCGCCTGCTGTGCTAGCGGGAGGCGGGAGCGACCGGTAGAAACTGTATTTCACCACCGCCTGTCGGCCCACAACAGAAAGCTGTGCCCGACAGGCAGGGGTGAAGGACACGACTTCCACAGCAGGTGGGAGGCGGGGGCGACACCGTGCCCTAGCTAATTAGCAAGCTAGCACACAGTGTCGCTAGCTAGTTCGCTACCACATGTTGTCCCCCCAGCCTCCCGTGCTAGCAGGAGGTGGGGGCGACCGGAAGACAGTGTCCTTCGCCCCGGCTTGTTGGGCACTGTTTTCCTGCAGTTCTGTTAAAGACAGTGAGGGCAGGAGGGAGCGAAGGACATCGAGGCGGACTCCGCCAAAAAACTCACGTAATACTTGAATGTGGAGTTCCTTTTGACTCCACATTCAAAAGTGTCATATGCATGAAGACATCGAGGAGGGGGCATTCATCCAGGAACCAATTGGATGCTCATGGGGGGGTTCAtgaaggaaccaatgggatgctCAAGGGTGGCCACATGCAGGAACACCCCGAATTGCGGGCTGCAGCTGCACACTATTGCAGCTACAAGGCTGTCCCCTAAATAGAAAATAAGTCAATCAGTTGAACAGCCAGGGACACTCCCACTACGGCACTATCAGTGTCTggcaaaaataataatacttgGGAGTGAAACATGCACGGTGCTGTCTGCATTTCCAAAACATGACAAACTGGCGATTACGTAGGATAATTAAAAAAGAAGTGTTCCTAATTATAAAGCTTGATTGGCATAATACAATGGCGCATTGACAGAGTGCAGCCGCTGTCAAGCTGGCTGTCACTAGCACGGTGCCGAAATACTATGAGGCATGGTTTTGGCGTACCAATACATGCCATGACATGGGTCTTTTTCTCACTAGCATTGCAAACTACTCGCTTCCCTCTCAGCTAGCTAGCGACTTCCATTATTTGAGATTGTTAACAATGGCTTTTTCATGTCACAGCTTGTGCTATTCTATGGTCATGCGCTTGCAATTTGCATACTTCCCGCTTTATCGACACAACATGTTTCAATTCactgtagctagcttgctagctagccatctGGCTAGGCACACACTGGTAGTCAGTTTTTTGGGAATAGAAAGCACATATAACAAACGAAGAACAAATAAGCTAGTTTGATAGGCATTTAACACATGTAGATTCACTGAATACTATTATTTAATCTTAGCAAgtgactaacgttagctaaacttgatagctagctagctgggctAGCATTAGCAAGCAATGAAACACCTTTTGAAACATTAATTGTAACAGAattcaaactttttcaacaaTATATTAAAGTAATGTTTAAATTGCGCATATTATTCGGTGATATATATAATAAAAACCTATTTTACTATTTATTTTATAAAAGAAAAAGAAAGTACCTGAGCCAAAGATACAGCAAAAATCCcctttcagattttttttgtgaTTGGACAAATATGTCATGTCTGCCTGACTACAAAGCAAACGTAAATTCCAATTGGTGGATTGTTCTAATTCTACTCGGATACCAAGTGTAAGTTAAATTCTATTGGTTCAATTGCTTTATTTTCTTGCTAAATATTATTCTGATAGGAGGCGTTATGGTTGGTCTGCCCAGTAACTGAGCTGATGGCTCGTCTAAGAAAATTCTCCCTAGTGACAGAAACTTGATTGGTTTACCCATATATGAatattttatttccttttgggCTAACTTACCCCATgcactgatctagaatcagtttacTACAACACTATCCTAACGTCGCCTTCTAAACACAGGAAACGTAAACCTGACCTTGGATCAGCATCTAGTGCAATTTAACTCTCCTCTGATTTTACTCCTTCCCTTCTGACTAAATCATCGAATATTTATAATAAAACTAACAGCTATTGATGAGTttcttgttttatttattataCTTCGGGTTAAGGTTTACATGTGGTTATAAATAAGATTTGGCTTTTGTTAGAATTGTCTGCTTCCTGTATCCCATAATCTTTGCAAAAGAACACAACACGAGCAGCTGTGTCGTCACATCCGCAAATTTGTAACATGGATCCAAGCGGTTTGAAGCTCAATTTCTGGGAGAATGGACCAAAACCCGGACAATTTTATTCATTTCCTGGCAGCAGTTTAGCCCCAGGATGCGGACCTATCAAACACACTCTGTAAGTAAATACTTTTGAGTGGAGACCCTAATAATGTCATCCCACTTTCGATTTCCTCGGTACGCTGCAGTGCTGTATCATCATGGTGGAGCTAGCCGATGTAGTTAACGTTAGCTCACTGACTACTGCACTATTATTTAGTTGGGCTACTAGTTAGCTAAACTGAATATGTTCACGCGCTATCTTATTCTATTTCGCATAAATTGGCTGACGTGATAAGTTGTCCATCTATGCCTCGCCAGTTATCTACCTAATCATATTGCGCTTACGGTAGCTAATGCTAGTATGACATGGCAGTGaggtagctatctagctaacaaaCTCACCATCACGAAGGATGATATAGAAGCATATTATGTAGCTAGTCCTACTCCCGCCATATATGTTATATATGCGCGTGCATGAGCCTAAATGGACGTTCAGCATGCATTCCTCTGTATTGCATTTTtagtgtaacgttagctaataaaACGTTCCCATGACAAACTATCTACATTTCCCCTCAATAAACTTTAGAAACCCCATGGTGACGGGAACATCAGTGTTGGGAGTGAAGTTTACAGGTGGAGTCATCATCGCAGCTGACATGCTGGGCTCCTATGGTTCCCTGGCACGGTTCCGTAACATCTCTCGTCTCATGAAGGTGAATGACACCACCATCCTGGGCGCTTCCGGTGACTACGCAGACTACCAGTACATGAAGCAGATAATCGAACAGATGGTGTAAGTTTGAGGTTTCTTTCAGAAAAATCGGAATGCTGTCTTGGTCCTTTTATGGTGAATATTTACATTAATGTtttaaaagtatatatatttttttgtttttatttattgttgACTCTTAAAAGGCACATACACAGAAAATTGAGTAGTTCATAATATAGTAGCATTCATAATAATAGGTTGGTTCTAGAAAGGAGAAACAGCAAGAGATGCCCTTAGCTTTGTATGCTTAACTCACTGACATTGGCACACAGAAGCAGATCTGACTATCTCTGTCAATGACATCAGTGCGTTTGCATATGCTAGTgtcaattttttttatatacagatATTATCCATTGACAGAAGTATATGAATATGCACAACATGAGAGGAAATAATTAAGGAATGAGGCTGAGTTAAACTCCAACTTTTTTCCCTAATCAGCCAAATTGAAAGTTGCTTGGATGAGGTCTTTACTAGAAGAGAATACATTTCAGATGTGAGACCTCTTTTTCTAAGCAGTACCTTGTGAAAGGAATGAGGATTAAACTTGGTTTCCCGAGGTACCACATAACCGCTCCTTGCCGAACGTAATTGTAAGTAGAAAAAAAAAGTGCTTTGGCAGGTTGTGCTTTTGTTGGACGTCTTGGAATGAGCCATCCCCCATAATTTCTGAACGTACTTGGGTTTTTTCCCACCCAGATACATGGAGATTAAGGAGTACAGTTTTTTTTGACAATTCTTTTGTTTGTTGACAATTTGTTTAAAAATGTAAccttattttaactaggcaagtcagttaagaaccaattcttatttacaatgacggccaaacacaccctattggactcccaatcacgctgGATGTGAAACAGCTTGGAATCGAactagggactgtagtgatgcagtGCCACTGCGATGCCCCGCTGTGCCATTCGGGAGCCCGGGTGGTGCTACAGGGAGCATTGATACTGAAAAAAATTGTGGAAGGGTGTTCATTTTAACCACTGAAAAATGCAATTGAatttaattattaattattattacatcatttatgtacttttttaaaaacattattcAGTACAATATTTTGCAAGGAGGGATACATTTGTACTCCCAGATATCTAAAATACTGGACCACTGGGATGTTTAACGGAATAGATTACTCTCGTCTATTGTTCAGTGGTAGTAATGCAGACTTCCCCCAATTGATCTTGTATCCTGCAATTTTGCTAAAAGCATTAAAGATATCTAAAAGGTGGGGAAAAGAGTGAGAAACAATCTGGAAGAATAATATGTCATCAGTATAGAGATTTGATATTTGGTGCCATAGATTGTAGTAGGATCATAGCAGACTGACTACGGGTTTGAGAGAAGGCAATTAACAATGAAGAGGACATCCTTGGTGTGTACTTCTGGAGATGGAAAACTAACGGAAGCAGATGTTTGCAGATAGATTGGAGTATAGGGTCTGGATCATTGATAGAGTATAATAAAGTAGAGTATAATAATGAGTCTCTTTGTTTTAATGGTTTCTGGCAATAAGTAGTCATTTCCCTCACTTGGGGTGCTGAAACCTTTTATTGGTTATCTCCCTGAGGACCACCACTGATCAGGTCTGTGTGTTTGCATCCAAGGATCGACGAGGAGCTCCTGGGGGACGGTCACAGCTACAGCCCCAAAGCCATTCACTCCTGGTTGACACGGGTAATGTACAACCGCCGCAGCAAGATGAACCCACTGTGGAACACTGTGGTCGTTGGTGGATTCTACAATGGCGAGAGGTGGGATGATTTTTCAGCATCTTTAACTAGTCATTTTTTGTCCTTATCAGAAGTTATGCCGAGATGTGGAACTCTTGAAATTGCTTAGCAATTTAGGAGTGCCCGTTGACAATGTTGTCATGTTAGATCGAATAGTTTAACCATGACCCTGGTTAGTTTTtgccttttttattttaccttttacttaactaggcaagtcagttaagaacaaattcttattttcaatgacggcctaggaacagtgggttaactgccttgttcaggggcagaacgaccgacCTTGTCAGCAAGGGTCCGTGTTGAactcttgcaacctttcggttactagtccaacgctctaaccactaggctacgctgccgcccctttTAACAAACATCAAGACCATGGTATGAGGTTAACATCAAACTGACTTGAGACCTGCAGCTATAAATATTGTAACTAGCTACATCAAAATAAATGCATAACTTGTCATCTTGTATTTCTCTAGCTTCCTGGGCTACGTGGACAAGCTGGGTGTGGCCTATGAGGCACCTACAGTGGCGACAGGGTTTGGTGCTTACCTGGCCCAGGTGAGGACAAATAAGCTAATGAACACACATGAGGGGACTAATATTGAGGCAGTAATAACTTCTATACATTTCATAGTTTAGAATGTATCTTTTATAAATCAAAGATAAAATGCCATAGTTTCTATTCCCATGATTGGCTGGAGTAGTCATTTATTTTTGACGTCGTCGGGCTACACTTTTTCATAGAAAAAGTGGCAACCCCTTCAGGGATAAGAAAAGGAATGAGTGTAATCTGTACTGCATGATGCATCTAATACTTCATggtaatactgtatgtaaaaatGAATGTTCCACAGTTGGAGTTCAACAAAGACCCTTGCAGTACGTATGGGTTTGTTTAAGGTTATTCTGTGTGTCCATGCAGCCCCTGATGAGGGAGGTGGTGGAGAACAAGGTGGAGATCACTAAGGATGAGGCGCGAGCGCTGATTGAGCGCTGCCTTAAAGTGCTGTACTATCGCGATGCTCGCTCCTACAACAGGGTGAGTCGTTAGTCTTGTAACACTCCTAAATGAGTTATTTTCAACAGCATATAGtgaatttttctgtttttgaagCTACCAGTCTCATAGCCATTTGTGACATGACTGATGTTTTGACTGTTTTTAGCATGAGATTGCCATTGTGACAGAAGAAGGTGTGGAGATTGTTGGCCCCATGTCCTGTGAGACCAACTGGGAAATTGCCCAcatggtcaggtaggttatagcCACATGACTCATCGTGACTGTCCAGTCAGTGTCCATGAAGTTGGCATGTTTGGTGTACTTGTGTGTAGTACATCACTTGATAGGAAATTGTTGTTTAAAGCTGTCATTTGTCCTAAATTGATCATAGCATTTAACTGAAGATACATTGTAGATTAGTTCATATTAAGTGATATGAAAATGTAATTTTCTTTTCTTTTGCAGTGGGTTTGAATAAGGACGATGTTGGTGATTCAGGACTGTACGTTAAGCCACACTATCAGTCTGTTCCATGACATTCTAAAATGTTAGCGCTTTGATAAGGCTGCTATGTAACCAATTTAGTTTTTCCCACTTTTGTAATatgaaaaataaatgtacatttcTGAATGGGTGAGTTATTTAAACTTGAATGACAATCAGGCTTAAAATAAATCTGGTGAAGTTCTGAGAAATTAGATTTATATTCTGTAATTGGAAAGGTCCACACACAAGCAGAGCTAAGGGTAAAGGTTCTTGGGGGGGGGACACCTAAACTTGTTTTTGGTTCAACCATACAGAACTATGCTGTTAGTACCTCAAAGGAAAACCCACCATTAAAGCAGGCTTGACACTTTATTTCTTATTTAAAAATGGAGAATCATTCAGGTGATAATAAAAATATGTAAATGAGCCCAGGGGTAGGATGTAATCCAAGAGAAAGCAGTCGGTAAGGCATCGACATCTGAGATTTCCTTGGAATGCATAGTTGGGTTTTCTTGAGGTAATTTATCGCTGTGGACAGGATTTCTTTAAAGGCTAGATTGCTTTTAGTACATAAACAAAAAGTAGATCAAATGAAGCAATGGCCTATCCATCCACTTACGTGATAAAAACAGAGAAGCCAGtctttggaggatatattggcacgggtgttaggTGAAGCAtacatttgtcatttagcagacgctcttatccagagcaacttacagtagtgagtgcatacattttcatactggttccctcgtgggaatcaaacccacaaccctggtgttgcaggcaccatgctctaccaactgagctacacagaaTCATACAAGTGAGTGAagttaaatacactgctcaaaaaaataaagggaacacttaaacacaatgtaactccaagtcaatcacacttctgtgaaatcaaactgtccacttaggaagcaacactgattgacaatacatttcacatgctgttgtgcaaatggaatagacaacaggtggaaatt
This genomic interval from Oncorhynchus clarkii lewisi isolate Uvic-CL-2024 chromosome 18, UVic_Ocla_1.0, whole genome shotgun sequence contains the following:
- the LOC139373497 gene encoding proteasome subunit beta type-4-like; its protein translation is MDPSGLKLNFWENGPKPGQFYSFPGSSLAPGCGPIKHTLNPMVTGTSVLGVKFTGGVIIAADMLGSYGSLARFRNISRLMKVNDTTILGASGDYADYQYMKQIIEQMVIDEELLGDGHSYSPKAIHSWLTRVMYNRRSKMNPLWNTVVVGGFYNGESFLGYVDKLGVAYEAPTVATGFGAYLAQPLMREVVENKVEITKDEARALIERCLKVLYYRDARSYNRHEIAIVTEEGVEIVGPMSCETNWEIAHMVSGFE